One window from the genome of Bacillus rossius redtenbacheri isolate Brsri chromosome 10, Brsri_v3, whole genome shotgun sequence encodes:
- the LOC134535651 gene encoding hematopoietically-expressed homeobox protein HHEX-like has product MKSFLIDDILRPAPARPVAVYPPPAAAAAPEPGRPPLYLEDSRAPPLLAGYAPLGVPHPLQSGHFRALGRCWAALAPCPVSLLARAGHSKRKGGQVRFSPEQTSALEQRFSGHKYLSPEQRRLLADRLKLTDRQVKTWFQNRRAKWRRATQTTSSEASKDQQRTLEEACSSDDGREEDFSDSPRTTPVDAAS; this is encoded by the exons ATGAAGTCCTTCCTCATCGACGACATCCTGCGGCCGGCGCCGGCGCGACCCGTGGCGGTGTACCcgccccccgccgccgccgccgcccccgagCCGGGCCGCCCCCCGCTGTACCTGGAGGACTCCCGGGCGCCGCCGCTGCTCGCGGGCTACGCCCCCCTCGGGGTGCCGCACCCCCTGCAGTCCGGCCACTTCAGGG CTCTGGGCCGGTGCTGGGCGGCGCTGGCGCCGTGTCCCGTGTCGCTGCTGGCGCGCGCCGGCCACAGCAAGCGCAAGGGCGGCCAGGTGCGCTTCTCCCCCGAGCAGACCTCGGCGCTGGAGCAGCGCTTCAGCGGCCACAAGTACCTCAGCCCCGAGCAGCGCCGCCTGCTGGCCGACCGCCTCAAGCTCACCGACCGCCAG GTGAAGACATGGTTCCAAAACCGCCGAGCGAAGTGGCGGCGTGCAACTCAG ACGACGTCCTCGGAGGCCTCCAAGGACCAGCAGCGGACCCTGGAGGAGGCATGTTCCAGCGACGACGGCCGAGAGGAAGACTTCTCGGACAGCCCCCGAACTACGCCCGTCGACGCCGCCAGCTAG